In the Saccharococcus thermophilus genome, TATAACATTCCGATCACCGTCGAGCAGGCAAAAAAAATTCTCCACATTGCGCGAACCAATAAAATCAATGTGTTTGATCCTCAGGAAAGAAAAAAATGGGTAAAAGAGCTGGCGAAAATTACATCGCCGCAAGTGGCGAAAAAAGCAAATGAATTATTCTTAAAATTCATCAATAAGAAATAAAAGGGCATTATTTCTGCCCTTTTACTTTTCTTCTATAATTTTGCTTAGCACATCTTCATCAAATGTTTGTGCGCGCAACATGGCAATTTCGTGCTTGTACGGCGGTTTTTTATGATTTTTGTCCTCACCGACATATGGCGTCTCTAAAATTTTCGGAATATCGTCAAGCTGCGGATGATGAACGATATAGTTTAACGCAGCAAAGCCGATATGCCCAAAACCAATGTTTTCATGACGGTCCTTCCGGCTTCCACGCGGATTTTTGCTGTCGTTAATATGCAGCACTTTGAGCCGATCTAGTCCGATAATGCGGTCAAATTC is a window encoding:
- a CDS encoding DUF2624 domain-containing protein, whose product is MNLYQQLIQQKLKTITPEELVSYSHDYNIPITVEQAKKILHIARTNKINVFDPQERKKWVKELAKITSPQVAKKANELFLKFINKK